From Terriglobia bacterium, one genomic window encodes:
- a CDS encoding Gfo/Idh/MocA family oxidoreductase, protein MINAAIVGLGWWGKTIVESAQGSDFIRFVAGTTRTISPEIKTFADSHKLQLAENYDALLKNSNVQAVVLCTPHSLHSRQVVAAAQAGMHVFCEKPFALTTSDAEAAVNATRKAGVTLGLGYNRRFHPEMTKLRDRIRSGGLGTIMHVEANMTFANALLLKPTQWRAHRDETPCGGLTPMGVHAIDGMIDLCGSIDHVYCQSFRRVVEVDSDDTTSILFRMKDGMSGYLGTLTATGPGFSFQVFGSKGSVRLEGMTHVAGASSEERRTRLFGTCKFQPAKGEPEIWQAATLDAGRECLDAFGKAASGGPAFPIPVEEMIHGAAVTEAIVKSAASGIVEKIK, encoded by the coding sequence ATGATTAATGCGGCTATTGTCGGATTAGGCTGGTGGGGCAAGACGATCGTCGAGTCTGCGCAGGGCAGTGATTTCATCCGGTTCGTTGCCGGCACGACGCGGACGATATCTCCGGAAATCAAAACGTTCGCGGACAGTCACAAGCTGCAGCTTGCGGAAAACTACGACGCCCTTCTGAAAAATTCGAATGTTCAGGCGGTGGTGCTTTGCACACCGCACTCCCTGCACTCGCGGCAGGTGGTTGCCGCCGCGCAGGCAGGCATGCATGTCTTTTGCGAGAAACCCTTCGCACTGACCACCAGTGATGCCGAAGCCGCGGTAAACGCCACCCGTAAGGCGGGCGTTACGCTGGGTCTCGGCTACAACCGCCGGTTCCATCCGGAAATGACCAAACTTCGCGACCGCATACGCTCGGGAGGTCTCGGTACCATCATGCACGTCGAAGCGAACATGACGTTTGCAAACGCTCTGCTGCTCAAGCCGACCCAATGGCGCGCTCATCGTGATGAAACGCCGTGCGGCGGCCTGACGCCGATGGGCGTTCACGCGATCGACGGAATGATCGATTTGTGCGGTTCGATCGACCACGTATACTGTCAGAGCTTCAGGCGGGTCGTTGAAGTCGACAGCGACGACACCACGTCGATACTGTTCCGCATGAAGGATGGAATGTCCGGATATCTCGGTACATTGACGGCTACAGGCCCGGGATTCAGCTTTCAGGTGTTCGGTTCCAAAGGGTCCGTCCGCCTCGAAGGCATGACCCACGTGGCCGGCGCGTCTTCCGAAGAGCGGCGAACGCGTCTGTTCGGCACGTGCAAATTCCAGCCCGCCAAGGGAGAGCCGGAAATATGGCAGGCCGCCACGCTGGACGCCGGCCGCGAATGCCTCGATGCCTTCGGCAAGGCGGCAAGCGGCGGTCCGGCGTTTCCTATCCCAGTTGAAGAAATGATCCACGGGGCCGCCGTCACCGAAGCGATCGTGAAATCGGCGGCATCCGGCATAGTTGAAAAAATAAAGTAA
- a CDS encoding NAD(P)-dependent oxidoreductase, translating into MSNSNDIGERSDREPGRAKQGINVGFIGLGRMGRGMAGRILDGGHDLAVYDVMREQTTELEKAGARVASSITDLCTGRDVVVTMLVEDSTVRDVVLSTNGMRDSLSPGAIHLAMGTYGVATIRKLASAHAEAKQILVAAPVLGRPDLAASGQLGIVSAGPADAVERCAPLFKVMGRRTFHAGAPPDAATAIKLANNGVLGAAMIAMAEAFSLIRKYNVAPQVLYDVMTEGLFAGAPAYTGYGKTMVDETYDRVGSPVTVGLKDANLILAAADIARVPMPSLNVYRDRLLGAIAHGDGDRDQAVLAREQARASGLE; encoded by the coding sequence ATGAGCAACTCCAATGACATAGGGGAGCGGAGCGACCGTGAGCCCGGCAGGGCGAAACAAGGAATTAACGTCGGATTCATCGGGCTCGGCCGGATGGGCCGGGGAATGGCAGGCCGCATCCTCGACGGAGGCCACGATCTGGCCGTCTATGACGTGATGCGCGAACAGACCACCGAACTCGAAAAGGCCGGCGCACGAGTGGCTTCGTCCATCACGGATCTCTGCACAGGACGCGACGTCGTCGTCACGATGCTGGTCGAGGACTCGACTGTCCGGGATGTGGTTCTGTCGACGAACGGCATGCGCGACTCGCTCAGCCCGGGAGCGATCCACCTGGCGATGGGAACGTATGGTGTTGCAACGATTCGGAAGCTGGCTTCCGCGCACGCCGAAGCGAAACAGATTCTGGTCGCGGCCCCGGTTCTGGGAAGGCCGGATCTTGCCGCCTCCGGACAACTTGGCATCGTCTCCGCCGGACCCGCTGACGCCGTGGAGCGCTGCGCTCCTTTGTTCAAAGTGATGGGCCGCAGGACCTTCCATGCCGGCGCGCCGCCCGACGCCGCCACCGCGATCAAACTCGCGAATAACGGCGTTCTCGGCGCGGCCATGATCGCAATGGCTGAAGCATTTTCGCTGATACGCAAATATAATGTGGCGCCACAGGTTCTTTACGACGTCATGACGGAAGGCCTGTTCGCCGGCGCTCCCGCTTATACGGGCTACGGCAAAACGATGGTCGATGAAACATATGACCGCGTCGGGTCGCCCGTTACCGTCGGATTGAAGGACGCCAATCTGATCCTCGCCGCCGCCGACATCGCGCGCGTTCCCATGCCGAGCCTGAATGTCTACCGCGACCGGCTGCTCGGCGCGATCGCGCACGGCGACGGAGACAGGGATCAGGCGGTGCTGGCGAGAGAGCAGGCAAGAGCGAGTGGGTTGGAATAA
- a CDS encoding alpha-ketoacid dehydrogenase subunit beta gives MPETRELTLGEAVREALAEEMRRDSTVFICGEDIAEAGTVFKVLSGLVDEFGPERVLDTPISEPGFTGMAVGAAMTGMRPVVDIMFGDFSTLVMDQMVNQAAKVHYMSGGKWKVPMVMRATLGASRRSAAQHSQSLHAWFCHIPGLKVVLPSTPYDAKGLMKTAIRDENPVVFFEDKMMYKLKGPVPPEDYTIPLGLADVKRKGDDVTIVATSSMVQVALGAATMLDAQGISAEVIDPRTLWPLDEETILESVKKTARAIVVDEGYFRYGATAEIASVIAEKCFFDLDWPVKRIGAMHVPIPFSPPLEDATVPTEQMVFDAARNMFE, from the coding sequence ATGCCTGAGACACGCGAACTGACATTAGGAGAAGCGGTCCGCGAGGCGCTCGCCGAAGAGATGCGCCGTGATTCCACGGTGTTCATCTGCGGAGAGGACATCGCGGAAGCCGGAACTGTTTTCAAAGTCCTCAGTGGACTGGTCGATGAATTCGGTCCCGAACGCGTCCTGGACACGCCGATCTCAGAACCCGGCTTTACCGGAATGGCGGTCGGCGCGGCCATGACCGGCATGCGGCCGGTCGTGGACATCATGTTCGGCGACTTTTCGACGCTGGTCATGGACCAGATGGTGAATCAGGCTGCGAAGGTTCACTACATGTCCGGCGGAAAATGGAAAGTCCCGATGGTCATGCGCGCCACGCTCGGCGCCAGCCGCCGTTCGGCTGCTCAGCATTCGCAGTCGTTGCACGCGTGGTTCTGTCACATTCCGGGCTTGAAAGTCGTGCTTCCTTCGACGCCTTATGATGCGAAAGGTCTGATGAAGACCGCGATTCGCGACGAAAACCCCGTCGTCTTCTTTGAAGACAAGATGATGTACAAGTTGAAAGGCCCGGTGCCGCCGGAAGATTACACGATTCCACTCGGCCTGGCCGACGTCAAACGCAAGGGCGACGATGTCACGATCGTTGCTACAAGCAGCATGGTTCAGGTTGCTTTGGGCGCTGCCACAATGCTGGATGCCCAGGGCATCAGCGCTGAAGTGATCGATCCGCGCACGTTATGGCCGCTCGATGAGGAAACGATCCTCGAATCTGTGAAGAAAACGGCGCGTGCGATCGTGGTCGACGAAGGCTACTTCCGGTACGGCGCTACCGCCGAGATCGCTTCGGTGATTGCCGAAAAGTGTTTCTTCGATCTGGATTGGCCGGTCAAACGTATTGGAGCGATGCACGTTCCGATTCCATTTTCACCGCCGCTGGAAGATGCGACGGTTCCCACCGAGCAAATGGTCTTCGACGCGGCCCGGAACATGTTCGAGTAG
- the eboE gene encoding metabolite traffic protein EboE has translation MDLGNGLGHLTYSTLVHPGDTWEDMWHSLITYVPKVKERISPKEPFGISLRLANASAERLVNDKKERDKLKKFLADNDMYLYTVNAFPYGPFKGRVVKEQVYEPDWRSDERTQYTINVAEILGDVAPEGSSPSIQSAPLGFKPRVTGPDVVASYTEHVLRVAARLVDIHARTGRMVGLALEPEPFCFLETTDEAVDYFTNHLYSGAAAARVAKLAGIPISEAHIALRRHVGVVFDICHQAVEYENISESLQKLVNAGIPIFKLQEAAALYMPEVNPGVIDVLTRFADTIYLTQTMEKKEGRFNRFLNLEDAFAAWKQSSGPREWRTHIHVPVFLDDLGMFRTTRFAIEDALRYHKANPLSRQLEIETYTWDVLPASLKTGDVVDYVCRELEWVKSQLL, from the coding sequence ATGGATCTAGGTAATGGTCTCGGTCATCTGACGTATTCAACGCTGGTCCACCCGGGCGACACGTGGGAGGACATGTGGCACAGCCTGATAACGTATGTGCCAAAGGTGAAGGAACGGATTTCTCCGAAGGAGCCGTTCGGCATTTCCCTTCGCCTTGCAAACGCATCCGCCGAGCGTCTCGTCAATGACAAGAAGGAACGGGACAAGCTGAAGAAGTTTCTCGCCGACAATGACATGTATCTTTACACGGTGAACGCGTTCCCGTATGGGCCGTTCAAGGGACGCGTCGTCAAGGAACAGGTTTATGAACCGGATTGGCGGAGCGATGAGCGAACGCAGTACACCATCAATGTCGCCGAAATCCTGGGCGATGTCGCTCCGGAAGGAAGCTCGCCCTCGATCCAGAGCGCTCCACTTGGTTTCAAGCCCCGCGTGACCGGACCGGACGTAGTCGCAAGCTATACCGAGCACGTCCTGCGCGTTGCCGCCCGCCTGGTCGATATCCATGCCCGCACCGGCCGCATGGTTGGCCTGGCGCTCGAACCCGAGCCGTTCTGCTTCCTGGAAACCACGGACGAAGCCGTGGACTACTTCACGAATCATCTGTACTCCGGCGCCGCCGCCGCGCGGGTGGCAAAGCTGGCCGGCATTCCGATCTCCGAAGCGCACATCGCATTGCGCCGGCACGTGGGTGTCGTGTTCGACATCTGCCATCAGGCGGTCGAATACGAGAACATTTCGGAATCGCTCCAGAAGCTGGTGAACGCCGGCATCCCGATTTTCAAACTTCAGGAGGCCGCAGCGCTCTACATGCCGGAAGTGAACCCGGGCGTCATCGATGTGCTGACGCGCTTCGCGGACACGATCTACCTGACACAGACGATGGAAAAGAAGGAAGGCCGGTTCAATCGATTCCTCAACCTCGAAGACGCCTTCGCAGCGTGGAAACAGAGTTCGGGTCCGCGGGAGTGGCGGACCCACATTCACGTGCCGGTTTTTCTCGACGACCTCGGGATGTTCCGGACCACGCGTTTCGCGATCGAAGACGCCTTGCGCTATCACAAGGCGAATCCGCTCTCACGGCAACTCGAAATCGAGACGTATACGTGGGATGTGCTGCCCGCAAGCTTGAAGACCGGCGATGTGGTGGATTACGTCTGCCGTGAACTGGAGTGGGTCAAGAGCCAGCTTTTGTAA
- a CDS encoding thiamine pyrophosphate-dependent dehydrogenase E1 component subunit alpha, with product MTTAVDPSKTQAQAEAEQWLRMYRQMLMIRSFEESANDLYTRALMPGLAHLYIGEEAIAVGVCQSLNPNDYITSTHRGHGHCLAKGAELDRMFAELLGKKAGYCKGKGGSMHIADPETGNLGANAIVGGSAGIATGAALSAKRLKTNQVAVCFFGDGAMGQGLLYEVMNMAALWKLPVIYVCENNLYNEYTHNSETLAGDMVTRAAGFGIPGEAIDGQDVRKVYATAKEIVNRVRGGAGPAFLVCNTYRFHGHHVGDVKRDYYRSKEEETMWKTQRDPVKMLADWLISEKLADRAALDKMHAEVEAEVKKAVKFAIDAPYPGVDEVHDDIYA from the coding sequence ATGACAACGGCTGTTGATCCTTCAAAAACACAGGCACAGGCCGAAGCTGAACAGTGGCTCCGGATGTACCGCCAAATGCTGATGATCCGATCGTTTGAAGAGAGCGCGAATGACCTTTACACGCGCGCTCTCATGCCCGGTCTCGCGCACCTCTACATTGGCGAAGAAGCCATCGCTGTGGGTGTCTGCCAGTCGCTGAACCCCAATGACTACATCACGAGCACGCACCGCGGTCACGGCCACTGCCTGGCCAAGGGAGCGGAACTCGATCGGATGTTCGCCGAGCTGCTCGGTAAAAAGGCCGGGTACTGCAAAGGCAAGGGCGGTTCGATGCACATCGCGGATCCGGAAACCGGAAACCTGGGCGCGAACGCCATCGTGGGCGGAAGCGCCGGTATCGCCACCGGAGCCGCTCTTTCGGCGAAGCGTTTGAAGACGAATCAGGTTGCCGTCTGCTTCTTTGGCGACGGCGCGATGGGACAGGGCTTGCTCTATGAAGTCATGAACATGGCGGCACTGTGGAAGCTGCCGGTCATCTACGTCTGCGAAAACAACCTCTACAACGAATACACCCACAATTCAGAAACGCTGGCCGGCGATATGGTCACCCGGGCTGCCGGTTTCGGCATTCCGGGCGAAGCCATCGACGGACAGGATGTGCGCAAGGTGTACGCGACCGCGAAGGAGATCGTGAACCGGGTGCGCGGCGGCGCGGGCCCTGCATTTCTGGTGTGCAATACATACCGGTTCCATGGCCATCACGTCGGTGACGTCAAGCGCGATTACTACCGTTCGAAAGAAGAAGAGACGATGTGGAAGACGCAGCGTGATCCGGTGAAGATGCTCGCGGACTGGTTGATCTCGGAAAAACTGGCGGATCGGGCGGCGCTCGACAAGATGCATGCCGAGGTGGAAGCGGAGGTTAAGAAAGCGGTGAAATTCGCGATCGACGCGCCATATCCCGGCGTCGATGAGGTGCATGACGATATTTATGCCTGA
- a CDS encoding glycosyltransferase has protein sequence MISGLALRPFFDWTFLLSFAYLMLLYAFTLFMAIVAMLENRRRTAESHTDDYDALSDSRFTIPVSVIVPVYNEQGMIGAVVRRLLAFEYPEFEIVVVNDGSKDETLGALRREFVLQSVSVTARRLLQTSPVRAIYRSRTDPRLIVIDKCNGGKADALNCGVNFARDRYICCVDGDAAYEPDALLVAMRPAIKDPAGVLGITSIVAVRHELQEEAGEIGNKNIDRHLWINFQHLEILRSFLNNRLAWSRMNIMLCASGAFAIWRRDVVLEVGGFSPAFTCEDLEMTVRVLERYKRDKRPGRVLSLPDIVGATEGPERLTALISQRARWQRVILETVWHYRRVLFRPRYGALGFVGLPYLIISECFGPFVQLIVLASLGLGLWLRLVDLKEFFSLLGIQVLALGIMSEISLWLNESAFHYYRVSALTRMALIAPLDLLLYRPILVYANAKGVVQFLRGDRSWDRFARNVGRMGRRGSHT, from the coding sequence ATGATTTCAGGGCTCGCGCTAAGACCATTCTTCGATTGGACCTTTCTGCTCAGTTTTGCATACCTGATGCTGCTTTACGCCTTCACTCTGTTCATGGCCATTGTCGCCATGTTGGAAAACCGGAGACGTACGGCCGAGTCGCATACGGACGATTATGATGCGTTGTCGGATTCGCGCTTCACCATCCCCGTCTCCGTCATTGTCCCGGTCTACAACGAGCAGGGCATGATTGGAGCGGTGGTGCGCCGGCTCCTGGCCTTTGAGTATCCGGAATTTGAAATTGTCGTCGTTAACGACGGATCAAAAGACGAAACGCTTGGAGCACTTCGCCGGGAATTCGTCTTGCAGTCGGTCAGTGTGACAGCGCGGCGGCTCCTGCAAACCAGCCCCGTGCGTGCTATTTATCGCAGCCGGACCGATCCACGGCTGATCGTCATCGATAAATGCAACGGCGGCAAAGCCGACGCGTTGAACTGCGGAGTAAACTTCGCGCGCGACCGTTATATCTGCTGCGTCGACGGCGATGCGGCATACGAACCCGATGCGCTGCTGGTTGCGATGCGCCCGGCGATTAAAGATCCGGCCGGAGTGCTGGGTATTACCAGCATTGTTGCCGTCCGGCATGAACTTCAGGAGGAGGCCGGCGAAATCGGAAACAAGAACATCGATCGGCATCTCTGGATCAACTTCCAGCACCTGGAGATTCTTCGGTCATTTCTCAACAATCGCCTGGCATGGAGCCGCATGAACATCATGCTGTGCGCCAGCGGGGCTTTTGCCATCTGGCGCCGTGACGTCGTGCTCGAGGTTGGAGGCTTCTCGCCCGCTTTCACCTGCGAAGACCTCGAAATGACAGTCCGGGTTCTGGAGAGGTACAAGCGCGACAAGAGGCCCGGCCGCGTCCTGTCGCTTCCCGATATCGTGGGGGCGACCGAAGGCCCTGAGCGGCTTACAGCGCTTATCAGCCAGCGGGCGCGCTGGCAGCGCGTGATCCTGGAGACGGTGTGGCACTACCGAAGAGTTCTATTCCGGCCACGTTACGGCGCGCTCGGGTTTGTCGGGTTACCGTATTTGATTATTTCCGAGTGTTTCGGGCCATTCGTACAGTTGATCGTCCTGGCTTCCCTGGGTCTTGGGCTTTGGCTGCGATTGGTGGATCTCAAAGAGTTCTTTTCCCTGCTCGGGATTCAGGTGCTTGCGCTCGGAATCATGTCGGAGATCAGTTTGTGGTTGAACGAATCGGCCTTCCACTATTACCGGGTGAGCGCGCTGACACGAATGGCGCTGATTGCGCCGCTGGATCTGCTGCTTTATCGGCCGATCCTCGTGTATGCGAACGCAAAAGGCGTCGTGCAATTTCTCCGCGGCGATAGGAGTTGGGACCGCTTCGCGCGGAATGTGGGGCGCATGGGGCGGAGGGGGTCGCACACCTGA
- a CDS encoding NAD(P)-dependent oxidoreductase, with protein sequence MANLGYVGLGVMGSHMVEKFLEKGHTVTGYNRTKSKAQWLLDKGMKWAGSPKAVCAAADIIFSMVTNSAAISELAEGPNGILAGLSSGKVWVDMSTVSPATSRKHAALAREKGADMVDAPVSGSVITVQQGKITVMVGGRAETFERVKPILLDLGPKATHVGDNGLALSMKIAINLCLPTQILAFAEGVLLAEKAGISRDIAVDVLLHSVVASPMLQYRGPFVLNMPDEAWFNVNMMQKDMQLALELGRQVDVPLPTTSLANEYLTAARAMGLAEKDFAIIFKVLEKLSGVSK encoded by the coding sequence ATGGCGAATTTAGGGTACGTCGGGCTTGGTGTGATGGGCAGCCATATGGTCGAAAAGTTCCTCGAAAAGGGACATACGGTCACTGGCTATAACCGCACGAAATCAAAGGCACAATGGCTCCTCGACAAGGGCATGAAGTGGGCCGGCTCTCCCAAAGCGGTGTGTGCCGCCGCCGATATCATCTTTTCGATGGTTACCAATTCCGCGGCCATTTCGGAGCTGGCGGAAGGTCCCAATGGGATCCTTGCGGGCCTCAGCTCCGGAAAAGTCTGGGTCGATATGAGCACCGTGAGCCCGGCCACCAGCCGCAAGCACGCTGCACTAGCTCGCGAAAAAGGCGCGGACATGGTGGATGCGCCTGTTTCGGGAAGCGTGATCACAGTTCAACAGGGGAAAATTACGGTCATGGTCGGCGGCCGCGCTGAGACCTTCGAGCGGGTCAAGCCGATCCTGCTTGATCTCGGACCCAAGGCGACGCACGTCGGCGATAACGGCCTCGCGCTTTCGATGAAAATCGCCATCAACCTTTGCCTGCCGACGCAGATTCTCGCTTTCGCCGAAGGCGTATTGCTTGCGGAAAAGGCCGGCATTTCGCGCGACATCGCCGTGGACGTCCTTCTCCACAGCGTTGTCGCATCTCCCATGTTGCAGTACCGCGGACCGTTCGTTCTGAACATGCCCGACGAAGCCTGGTTCAACGTCAACATGATGCAGAAAGATATGCAGCTGGCGCTCGAACTGGGCCGCCAGGTCGACGTGCCTTTGCCGACGACTTCTCTTGCTAATGAATACCTCACCGCCGCACGCGCAATGGGGCTCGCCGAAAAAGACTTCGCGATCATTTTCAAAGTTCTTGAAAAGCTCTCAGGAGTTTCAAAATGA
- a CDS encoding cobalamin-independent methionine synthase II family protein — protein sequence MLKATAGKVLPTSIIGSLPRPSWYQENLGTKSFVDAMTNNKFREQYTDALACYLRDQENAGLDIVTDGDCRFDQDVGGQTWTSYPPRHMAGFEASHPQLARAGAGGIGFPRGHILHDYLEARVMPKIVGPVAPGEMQYPEVWKAAQRLTNRPVKFGTVAPELVAYAVQDEHYKDLPSRIMALSDAFNKELHDVADAGCQVIQIEDPQLHLLAARPVPNKDITLDFMLKVFNNTVKGLRAKTEVWCHTCWGNPSQQRMFAHVQSYKPALEVLNQVDADLITFEMKSSNALDLEAVCKGITGKKIAIGVIDHHTLQVESPEEVADLLRQSLKFISPDRLAVTTDCGMGREGMSRRHAYYKTVALVRGTNIVKKELGLPEAECLAADPRYSLIRS from the coding sequence ATGCTGAAAGCGACTGCAGGTAAGGTTTTGCCCACATCCATCATCGGTTCGCTTCCGCGTCCGAGCTGGTACCAGGAGAACCTGGGCACGAAATCATTTGTTGATGCGATGACGAACAACAAGTTCCGCGAACAATATACGGATGCGCTGGCCTGCTATCTCCGCGACCAGGAGAATGCGGGCCTGGACATCGTTACGGATGGCGACTGCCGGTTCGATCAGGACGTCGGCGGACAGACGTGGACCAGCTATCCTCCGCGCCACATGGCCGGATTCGAAGCCAGCCATCCGCAACTCGCCCGCGCCGGCGCCGGTGGCATCGGATTCCCGCGCGGCCACATCCTGCATGACTATCTTGAAGCCCGCGTCATGCCGAAGATCGTCGGCCCTGTCGCGCCCGGAGAAATGCAGTACCCCGAAGTCTGGAAAGCCGCGCAGCGCCTGACGAACCGTCCGGTGAAGTTCGGCACGGTGGCGCCGGAGCTGGTCGCATATGCCGTCCAGGACGAGCACTATAAGGATCTGCCGTCGCGCATCATGGCTTTGAGCGACGCATTCAATAAGGAATTGCACGATGTCGCGGACGCCGGATGCCAGGTGATTCAGATCGAGGATCCGCAGCTCCATTTACTCGCTGCGCGCCCGGTTCCAAACAAGGACATCACGCTGGATTTCATGTTGAAGGTGTTCAACAACACCGTCAAAGGACTGCGGGCGAAGACGGAAGTCTGGTGTCATACCTGCTGGGGCAATCCGTCTCAGCAGCGCATGTTCGCGCACGTGCAGTCTTACAAACCGGCCCTTGAAGTTCTCAATCAAGTCGATGCGGATCTCATCACGTTCGAAATGAAGAGCTCGAATGCGCTGGACCTCGAGGCCGTGTGCAAAGGGATCACGGGAAAGAAAATCGCCATCGGCGTCATCGACCACCACACGCTCCAGGTGGAAAGTCCCGAAGAAGTGGCCGACCTGCTGCGTCAGTCGTTGAAGTTTATTTCACCCGACCGCCTCGCTGTAACGACGGACTGCGGCATGGGACGTGAAGGTATGAGCCGCCGCCATGCGTATTACAAGACGGTGGCGTTGGTGCGCGGCACCAATATCGTGAAGAAGGAACTTGGACTGCCGGAAGCAGAGTGTCTGGCGGCGGACCCCAGGTATTCGCTTATTCGGTCGTAA
- a CDS encoding cobalamin-independent methionine synthase II family protein: MNSSRDRILVTHVGSLPRNDELSDLLVRREEGAAVDKDALARAMGRAVQHVVEKQAAAGVDIGNDGEQQRVGFQTYVAQRMSGFAGESKRRRGRDYEEFPELIEVLKQRFPKRSRMQNAPEAQKELHYLGTGAIREELARLKRALQAAPAFSDCFITAPSPGIVSTTMLNAYYDSHEAYLMALARELSNEYRAIHEAGFIVQIDSPDLAMDRSMFYRDATDAQFVAGIEKHVAAINKAIEGIPRDRVRLHCCWGNWDGPHVFDVPLDLVLPVLYQARVGALSIEFANPRHQHEYSAFRRHPLPVEMVLVPGCVETTSNIVEHPEVVARRIEEAVTAVGDRERVIASADCGFGTFTGREWVIEPAVWLKLKALREGADIVSRRLWSSPNS, from the coding sequence ATGAACAGCAGCCGCGATCGCATTCTCGTAACTCATGTCGGAAGCTTGCCGCGCAACGACGAACTTTCTGACCTACTGGTCCGCCGCGAAGAGGGAGCCGCTGTCGATAAAGACGCGCTCGCGCGTGCCATGGGTCGTGCCGTGCAACATGTAGTCGAAAAGCAGGCGGCGGCCGGTGTCGATATCGGCAATGACGGCGAACAGCAGCGCGTCGGGTTTCAGACCTATGTGGCGCAGCGGATGTCCGGATTTGCGGGAGAATCGAAGCGCCGCCGCGGCCGCGATTATGAAGAATTCCCGGAGCTGATCGAGGTTCTGAAACAGCGCTTCCCGAAGCGCAGCCGCATGCAAAATGCGCCCGAGGCACAAAAAGAACTGCACTATCTGGGAACGGGCGCCATCCGCGAGGAACTTGCCCGGCTCAAGCGGGCCCTTCAGGCGGCGCCGGCATTTTCAGACTGTTTCATCACTGCGCCTTCGCCCGGCATTGTTTCAACTACCATGCTCAACGCCTACTACGATTCGCACGAGGCGTACCTCATGGCGCTCGCGCGCGAGTTAAGCAATGAATACCGCGCGATTCATGAGGCCGGCTTTATCGTGCAGATCGATTCGCCCGACCTGGCAATGGATCGGTCCATGTTCTACCGCGATGCAACCGACGCGCAATTCGTCGCGGGAATTGAAAAGCATGTCGCCGCCATCAACAAAGCGATCGAAGGAATTCCGCGCGATCGGGTGAGACTGCACTGCTGCTGGGGAAATTGGGACGGTCCACATGTTTTCGATGTGCCGCTCGATCTGGTGCTGCCTGTGCTTTACCAGGCCAGGGTCGGCGCGTTGAGTATTGAGTTCGCCAACCCGCGTCATCAGCATGAGTATTCCGCCTTCCGCCGTCACCCTCTTCCGGTGGAGATGGTCCTGGTTCCGGGATGCGTCGAGACCACCAGTAATATCGTCGAGCATCCTGAAGTCGTCGCTCGCCGCATTGAGGAAGCCGTGACTGCGGTCGGTGACCGCGAACGGGTGATTGCCAGCGCCGACTGCGGTTTTGGGACGTTCACCGGGCGCGAATGGGTCATCGAACCAGCCGTCTGGTTGAAACTCAAAGCGCTCCGCGAAGGGGCGGATATTGTCTCCCGTCGTCTCTGGTCCTCTCCAAATAGCTGA